In Tolypothrix sp. NIES-4075, the following proteins share a genomic window:
- a CDS encoding cytochrome P450 produces the protein MQLINPVKSASFLQKIQWVADPVGYMESAVKQYPDIFTARIIGFGNTLVFVNHPQALQEILTNDRKKFAAPGDVNEIVQPIVGDYSIFMLEGDRHRKRRQLVMPSFHGERMRKYGELIRNITEKTFSNFPQNQLFLARTAMQEISLQVILKAVFGLHEGERYQQLKRGLTAISDLFRSPLTSSFLYFPWLQKDLGAWSPWGKFVRDRAAVDKIIYTEIAERRSSPDPNRVDILSLLMSARDEQGNPMTDQELRDELMTMLLAGYETTASAMAWALYWTHYKPEVRNKILQELDTLGDSPDPMSIFRLPYLTAVCNETLRIHPVTIFTFPRVVRESVELLGHKLEPGTNIVGCMYLVHQREDLYPEPKQFKPERFLERQFSPYEFIPFGAGARRCIGDALAQFEMKLVLATILSHYQLALADNQPETPRRRGVTLAPARGVKMVITGQRVRPESQLTMAST, from the coding sequence ATGCAACTAATCAACCCTGTAAAATCCGCCTCATTTCTCCAAAAAATCCAATGGGTAGCCGATCCTGTGGGATATATGGAAAGCGCAGTAAAACAATATCCTGATATTTTCACTGCTAGAATCATAGGTTTTGGCAACACCCTGGTATTCGTGAACCATCCCCAAGCGCTGCAAGAAATTTTAACAAATGACCGCAAAAAGTTTGCAGCTCCTGGTGATGTGAACGAAATCGTGCAACCAATAGTAGGAGACTATTCGATTTTCATGCTCGAAGGCGATCGCCACAGAAAGCGGCGACAATTAGTAATGCCTTCGTTTCACGGTGAACGGATGCGAAAGTACGGAGAATTAATCCGTAATATCACTGAAAAGACCTTTAGTAATTTCCCACAAAATCAGCTTTTTTTAGCTCGGACTGCGATGCAGGAAATTTCCCTGCAAGTCATCCTAAAGGCGGTTTTTGGCTTGCATGAAGGAGAACGTTATCAACAACTTAAACGCGGACTGACAGCAATATCAGATTTGTTTCGCTCGCCATTGACTTCTAGCTTTTTGTATTTCCCTTGGCTGCAAAAGGATTTAGGTGCTTGGAGTCCTTGGGGAAAATTTGTACGCGATCGCGCCGCAGTTGATAAAATAATTTACACCGAAATTGCTGAACGTCGCTCTTCACCCGATCCAAATCGCGTCGATATCCTCTCGTTGCTGATGTCAGCGCGGGATGAACAGGGAAATCCCATGACCGATCAAGAGTTGCGGGATGAGTTGATGACCATGTTACTTGCTGGATATGAAACCACCGCAAGCGCAATGGCTTGGGCATTATATTGGACTCACTACAAGCCAGAAGTCCGTAACAAAATCCTGCAAGAACTCGATACTTTGGGTGATTCTCCAGATCCGATGAGCATTTTCCGGCTACCTTATCTCACCGCTGTTTGTAATGAAACTTTGCGGATTCATCCTGTAACCATATTTACTTTCCCCAGAGTCGTGCGAGAAAGTGTGGAACTACTGGGACATAAATTAGAGCCTGGTACAAACATTGTTGGCTGCATGTATCTAGTTCATCAGCGTGAAGATTTATATCCAGAACCCAAGCAGTTTAAACCAGAACGCTTTTTAGAACGGCAATTTTCTCCCTATGAATTTATACCCTTTGGTGCTGGTGCCCGTCGCTGTATTGGCGATGCTTTAGCTCAGTTTGAAATGAAATTAGTATTGGCAACAATTTTGTCACACTATCAACTAGCGCTAGCTGATAATCAACCAGAAACGCCTCGGCGTCGAGGTGTTACCCTTGCACCTGCCCGTGGTGTGAAGATGGTAATTACCGGACAGCGCGTGCGTCCAGAATCGCAATTGACTATGGCAAGTACTTGA
- a CDS encoding pyridoxal phosphate-dependent aminotransferase, with amino-acid sequence MKNISRMQAVQSPIIPVVGELIKNNPGTISLGQGVVSYSPPPEAIELLPKFLAEPANNLYKAVEGIPPLLAAIEAKLQVFNNIEINDENCIVVTAGSNMAFMNAILAITSVGDEIILNTPYYFNHEMATTMAGCHPVLVETDENYQLRVDAIAQAITSKTKAIVTISPNNPTGVVYSEEALRQVNLLCKERNIYHINDEAYEYFTYNGVKHTSPGAFAGSSEYTISLYSLSKAYGFASWRIGYMVIPKHLLVAVKKVQDSIVICPPVISQYAALGALQAKEEYLRNNLEAIASVRYNVLNSLNRLQNHCTITPADGAFYFFLKVHTNIDSFELVERLIKEHLVAVIPGTTFGMDNGCYLRVAYGALQKETAKEGIERLVTGLQTILANK; translated from the coding sequence ATGAAAAATATCTCTCGTATGCAGGCAGTGCAGTCTCCGATAATACCTGTTGTTGGTGAATTAATTAAAAACAATCCGGGAACCATTTCTTTAGGACAAGGTGTTGTTTCTTACAGTCCGCCACCAGAAGCTATCGAGCTTTTGCCGAAATTCCTCGCTGAACCTGCTAATAATTTATACAAAGCTGTTGAGGGAATTCCTCCTTTATTAGCAGCAATTGAAGCAAAATTGCAAGTTTTTAACAACATTGAAATTAACGACGAAAACTGCATTGTTGTTACCGCCGGCAGTAATATGGCGTTTATGAATGCCATTCTTGCGATTACATCGGTAGGCGATGAAATTATTTTAAATACGCCTTATTATTTTAATCATGAAATGGCAACGACAATGGCAGGTTGTCATCCGGTGTTGGTAGAAACCGATGAAAATTATCAATTGCGAGTGGATGCGATCGCCCAAGCCATAACATCAAAAACAAAAGCAATAGTCACCATTTCACCGAATAATCCCACAGGTGTTGTTTATTCTGAAGAAGCATTGCGACAAGTTAATCTTCTTTGCAAAGAACGCAACATTTATCATATTAACGATGAAGCTTATGAATACTTTACCTACAACGGTGTAAAACACACTTCCCCTGGTGCATTTGCCGGAAGTAGCGAATACACCATTTCTCTTTATAGCCTTTCCAAAGCTTACGGTTTTGCAAGTTGGCGGATTGGCTATATGGTGATTCCCAAACATTTGCTTGTAGCTGTTAAAAAAGTACAGGATTCAATAGTAATTTGTCCACCTGTTATTTCTCAGTATGCAGCATTAGGAGCATTGCAGGCAAAAGAAGAGTATTTGAGGAATAATTTGGAAGCGATCGCCTCTGTACGCTATAACGTACTTAACTCACTCAACCGCCTACAAAATCACTGTACCATCACCCCCGCCGATGGTGCATTTTATTTTTTCCTTAAAGTTCATACTAATATCGATAGCTTTGAATTAGTAGAAAGACTAATTAAAGAACATCTAGTAGCAGTCATTCCCGGTACAACCTTCGGCATGGATAATGGATGTTATCTGCGAGTTGCTTATGGTGCGCTGCAAAAAGAAACCGCGAAAGAAGGAATAGAAAGATTAGTCACAGGTTTGCAGACAATCTTAGCAAATAAATAA
- a CDS encoding 3'-5' exonuclease, which yields MKTDRSSYFLIIDLEATCSDDGIIPRHQMEIIEIGAVMLNRATWEIDSEFQQFIQPVINPQLTAFCTELTSIYQKDVELAPKFPEAMSCLQEWIKSFPKYVFCSWGNYDKTQFIQDCKHHNIAYPFGSEHRNIKKEFSEYLGVSKGFGMAQALQQLGLELKGTHHRGIDDARNIAAIFRHMNTKNPS from the coding sequence ATGAAAACTGATAGATCCTCTTATTTTTTAATCATAGATTTAGAAGCTACTTGCTCTGATGATGGCATTATTCCGCGTCATCAAATGGAAATAATCGAAATCGGTGCTGTCATGCTCAACAGAGCAACATGGGAAATTGATTCAGAATTTCAGCAATTCATTCAACCTGTAATAAATCCGCAATTAACAGCTTTTTGTACAGAACTAACTAGCATTTACCAAAAAGATGTTGAATTAGCCCCAAAATTTCCGGAAGCAATGTCTTGCCTCCAAGAATGGATTAAATCATTTCCCAAGTATGTTTTCTGCTCTTGGGGAAACTATGATAAAACGCAATTTATTCAAGATTGCAAACATCACAATATTGCTTATCCTTTTGGTTCAGAACATAGAAACATCAAAAAGGAATTTTCTGAATATCTGGGTGTATCTAAAGGATTTGGGATGGCGCAGGCTCTCCAACAGCTTGGATTAGAATTGAAGGGTACACACCATCGCGGAATAGACGATGCCCGCAACATTGCTGCAATATTTCGACATATGAACACTAAAAATCCCAGCTAA
- a CDS encoding DUF3800 domain-containing protein, which translates to MDKIDEGEFAIYIDDSGSPKPDPKDQYPFFAMGGVLIKRNDEQIIKQLVSELKSRWSIPQEQPLHGNEIRSRKKGFAWLGKLQKPEQDRFLEDLTLTIINCPIIVHACVVSRQGYLNRYLEKYGEETWEMMRSAFSIVVERSAKYAGINNGTLMVYFEAAGKNEDTLLKQYFHDLRAKGHPFDANRSDKYSPLSAEELSKTLRGIDSKKKANAIMQIADLCLYPIVRSKDNPDNQAFLSLKNANLLVDCRLTQNEINTLGIKYYCFDNP; encoded by the coding sequence ATGGATAAAATAGATGAAGGTGAATTTGCTATATACATTGATGATTCTGGAAGCCCAAAACCTGATCCCAAAGACCAATATCCCTTCTTTGCTATGGGTGGCGTTTTAATCAAAAGGAACGATGAGCAAATAATTAAACAATTAGTATCAGAGTTGAAAAGTCGGTGGTCTATTCCTCAAGAACAACCCTTGCACGGTAATGAAATACGATCTCGAAAAAAAGGCTTTGCTTGGTTAGGTAAACTTCAAAAACCAGAGCAAGATAGATTTTTGGAAGACTTGACACTTACTATTATTAATTGTCCAATAATTGTTCATGCCTGCGTAGTGTCTCGTCAAGGATATCTCAATCGTTATCTTGAAAAGTATGGTGAGGAAACCTGGGAAATGATGAGAAGTGCATTCTCTATTGTAGTTGAACGTAGTGCCAAGTATGCTGGGATTAATAATGGTACTCTAATGGTTTATTTTGAAGCCGCAGGCAAAAACGAAGATACTTTACTTAAGCAATACTTTCATGATTTAAGAGCAAAAGGACATCCTTTTGATGCTAATAGATCGGATAAATATTCACCTTTATCTGCTGAAGAGTTATCAAAGACACTACGTGGAATAGACAGTAAGAAGAAGGCAAACGCAATTATGCAGATTGCTGATTTATGTTTGTATCCCATCGTTCGTAGCAAAGACAATCCCGATAACCAAGCATTTTTGTCCCTCAAGAATGCTAATCTACTTGTGGATTGTCGCTTGACACAGAATGAGATTAATACATTAGGAATTAAGTACTATTGCTTTGACAACCCCTAA
- a CDS encoding CHAT domain-containing tetratricopeptide repeat protein, translating into MHRFSQRKIQGCIKLVSCSITAAITFELLVNIPLSTGQSQMPLSGQQSALQEAKQLNKQVIELYNAGKYSEAIAPAERALAISEKVLGKEHPDVATTLNNLAELYKAQGSYEKAEPMYLRSLAIYEKIMGKDHPLVATSLNNLAELYKAQGSYEKAEPMYLRSLAIYEKVLGKEHPNVATSLNNLASLYTEQGSYEKAEPLYLRSLQIREMLGKESPEVANTLNNLASLYQQQGSDKKAEPLYLRSLAIMEKLLGKEHPNVATSLNNLAELYKAQGSYQKAEPMYLRALLIREKALGKEHPDVAASLNTLASLYQQEGSYKKAEPLYLRSLEIREKMLGKEHPLVASTLNSLAQLYQAQGNIARTINFFSRGLAIEEHNFGLLFSVGSEARKQDYAKTFLFSTYRAISLSLQEAANNPRAARLALTTVLRRKVRVLDTVIDSIQILRNHLADKPETQKLFDEWQNVNQNLSALIYRGQANQSASDYKAQLQELNIKKERIEEAIANKSAEFHITTQPVELAAIQTLIPKDAALVEIVRYKPFNPKAKQTEKSGKLRYAAAVLRSVGEPRWVDLGDAETIDKSVANLRKALTEKPSDVHTRYSASTTQSKPTQSLEQLARTLYQQVMAPIRPLLGDASHLLLSPDGQLAIIPFEALLDEQNKYLIQRYAFSYLTTGRELLRFQLAAKSVAPPVVFANIDYNQQEIAPPSTIRGLENRPSGHLPNLQFAPLYNTLEEANKIKEIFPDTKIISGKQATEAAIKQIQAPSILHLATHGFFITDKEVADNFNQQLLENLKLENPLLRSGLAFAGINNRKQASSNTNDGILTALEVTGLNLRGTQLVVLSACETGLGDLEVGGRLYGLRRALVIAGSQSQVLSLWVIDDEGTKDLMVKYYQNLNAGKGKHDALREAQLELLKIPEYQHPYYWASFVASGDWSSLWTGNYGI; encoded by the coding sequence GTGCATAGATTCTCCCAGCGAAAAATCCAAGGTTGCATCAAATTGGTATCCTGCTCAATCACAGCAGCAATAACATTCGAGCTGCTAGTCAACATTCCCCTAAGTACAGGACAATCTCAGATGCCACTGTCAGGACAACAGTCAGCATTGCAGGAAGCGAAGCAATTGAATAAACAAGTCATTGAGTTGTATAACGCAGGTAAATACAGTGAAGCTATTGCCCCAGCAGAAAGGGCACTAGCAATAAGTGAGAAAGTACTGGGCAAAGAACATCCTGATGTCGCAACTACCCTCAACAATTTGGCAGAACTGTACAAAGCACAGGGTAGCTATGAAAAAGCTGAACCTATGTATCTGCGCTCTCTGGCAATTTACGAGAAAATAATGGGCAAAGACCATCCTCTTGTTGCCACTAGCCTGAATAATTTGGCAGAACTGTACAAAGCTCAGGGGAGCTATGAAAAAGCTGAACCTATGTATTTGCGCTCTCTGGCAATTTACGAGAAAGTGTTGGGTAAAGAACATCCTAATGTTGCCACTAGCCTGAACAATTTGGCTTCCTTGTACACTGAACAGGGAAGCTATGAAAAAGCTGAACCTCTGTATTTGCGATCGCTACAAATAAGAGAGATGCTGGGTAAAGAAAGTCCTGAGGTCGCTAATACCCTGAACAATTTAGCTTCCTTGTACCAACAACAGGGGAGCGATAAAAAAGCCGAACCTCTGTATCTGCGCTCTCTGGCAATTATGGAGAAATTACTGGGCAAAGAACATCCTAATGTTGCCACTAGCCTGAACAATTTGGCAGAACTGTACAAAGCACAGGGGAGCTATCAAAAAGCCGAACCTATGTATCTGCGGGCACTCTTGATCAGGGAGAAAGCACTGGGCAAAGAACATCCGGATGTTGCCGCTAGCCTCAACACTTTGGCTTCCCTGTATCAACAAGAGGGAAGCTATAAAAAAGCTGAACCTCTGTATTTGCGATCGCTAGAAATCAGAGAGAAAATGCTGGGTAAAGAACATCCTCTTGTCGCTTCTACCCTGAACAGTTTGGCACAATTGTATCAAGCGCAGGGTAATATCGCCCGTACTATTAATTTCTTTAGTCGTGGGCTGGCAATTGAAGAACATAATTTTGGACTTCTTTTTAGTGTTGGCTCAGAGGCAAGAAAACAAGACTACGCCAAAACCTTTTTATTCTCAACCTACCGAGCCATATCTCTATCTCTCCAGGAAGCTGCTAACAATCCAAGAGCTGCAAGGCTAGCGCTCACTACAGTGCTACGGCGCAAAGTACGTGTACTAGACACCGTTATCGACAGCATACAGATACTACGCAATCATCTGGCTGATAAACCAGAAACACAAAAATTGTTTGATGAATGGCAGAACGTCAATCAAAACTTATCAGCACTAATATACAGAGGGCAAGCAAACCAAAGCGCTAGTGACTATAAAGCTCAACTTCAGGAATTAAATATAAAAAAAGAACGCATAGAAGAAGCGATCGCTAATAAAAGTGCTGAATTCCACATTACCACCCAACCAGTAGAGTTAGCAGCCATCCAAACTCTGATACCTAAGGATGCGGCTTTGGTGGAAATTGTGCGGTATAAGCCATTTAATCCCAAAGCTAAACAAACTGAAAAATCGGGTAAACTGCGTTATGCAGCAGCGGTGCTGCGTTCAGTAGGGGAACCAAGGTGGGTTGACTTGGGAGATGCTGAAACGATTGACAAATCTGTTGCCAATCTACGAAAAGCGTTGACAGAAAAACCATCTGATGTTCACACCCGTTATTCTGCTTCTACTACTCAAAGCAAGCCTACCCAATCACTTGAGCAACTTGCTCGTACATTATATCAGCAAGTCATGGCTCCCATCCGTCCGCTGTTGGGCGATGCAAGTCATTTGCTATTATCACCAGATGGACAGTTAGCAATAATTCCCTTTGAAGCACTACTAGACGAACAAAATAAATACCTGATTCAACGTTACGCTTTCTCTTATCTCACCACTGGACGAGAGCTGCTACGCTTTCAGTTAGCAGCTAAAAGCGTAGCACCTCCGGTAGTATTTGCAAATATCGACTACAACCAGCAGGAAATAGCCCCACCATCTACCATACGTGGTTTAGAAAATCGCCCTTCTGGTCACTTACCAAACTTGCAATTTGCCCCACTTTACAACACTTTAGAGGAAGCAAATAAAATCAAAGAGATTTTTCCGGATACAAAAATCATTTCTGGTAAACAAGCTACCGAAGCTGCGATTAAACAAATACAAGCTCCGAGTATCCTGCATTTAGCGACTCACGGCTTCTTTATTACCGACAAAGAAGTAGCAGATAATTTCAATCAGCAATTACTCGAAAATTTAAAACTAGAAAATCCCTTGTTGCGTTCTGGGTTAGCTTTCGCAGGTATTAATAATCGCAAGCAAGCTTCATCAAATACTAATGATGGTATCCTCACAGCCTTGGAAGTTACTGGATTGAATTTACGGGGAACACAGTTGGTGGTGCTGTCAGCTTGCGAAACTGGACTGGGTGATCTCGAAGTAGGAGGTAGGCTTTATGGCTTACGTCGTGCTTTGGTAATTGCAGGTTCTCAGAGTCAAGTTTTGAGCTTGTGGGTTATAGATGATGAGGGAACTAAGGATTTGATGGTAAAGTATTACCAAAATTTAAACGCAGGTAAGGGTAAACATGATGCACTACGAGAAGCACAGTTAGAGTTATTGAAGATACCTGAATACCAGCATCCTTATTATTGGGCAAGTTTTGTCGCTTCTGGTGATTGGAGTTCGCTATGGACAGGTAATTATGGTATTTAG
- a CDS encoding type II toxin-antitoxin system HicB family antitoxin yields MSKFKYQMLIQWSDEDNCFLVGFPDFPGQPFRTHGDTYEEAVANGAEALESLIMACEATGEALSEPTVLIVA; encoded by the coding sequence ATGAGCAAATTTAAATATCAAATGCTGATTCAATGGTCTGATGAAGACAACTGCTTCTTAGTCGGATTTCCTGATTTCCCTGGACAGCCTTTTCGGACGCATGGCGATACTTATGAGGAAGCTGTTGCAAATGGTGCTGAAGCATTGGAGTCACTGATAATGGCTTGTGAAGCGACCGGGGAAGCACTTTCAGAACCGACCGTTTTAATCGTGGCTTAA
- the petN gene encoding cytochrome b6-f complex subunit PetN: MEILTLGWVSLLVVFTWSIAMVVWGRNGL; the protein is encoded by the coding sequence ATGGAGATTTTGACATTGGGTTGGGTTTCACTACTGGTTGTGTTCACTTGGTCAATTGCAATGGTAGTATGGGGTCGCAACGGACTGTAA
- a CDS encoding secondary thiamine-phosphate synthase enzyme YjbQ produces the protein MPIINKFIEIETEQGINIYNITTQINDFIASTSIKNGQVLVFSRHTTTALAINENEERLLEDIKVFLQKLAPESDRYLHNDLHLRVVPEDEPMNAHSHLMAMMLSTSEVIPIVDGKLALGTWQSVLFLELDGARKRTVFFQISGEYM, from the coding sequence ATGCCAATTATTAATAAATTTATCGAGATCGAAACTGAACAGGGAATTAATATTTACAATATCACAACGCAAATCAACGATTTTATTGCCTCAACATCTATTAAAAATGGTCAGGTTTTAGTGTTTTCTCGTCACACTACAACTGCATTGGCTATCAATGAAAATGAAGAAAGACTGTTAGAGGATATCAAAGTCTTTTTGCAGAAATTAGCACCAGAGTCAGATAGATATTTGCACAATGATTTACACTTAAGAGTTGTGCCGGAAGATGAACCGATGAATGCTCATTCTCATCTGATGGCAATGATGTTGAGTACTAGTGAGGTAATTCCAATTGTAGATGGCAAATTAGCTTTGGGAACCTGGCAATCTGTGTTATTTCTTGAGTTAGATGGAGCGCGTAAAAGAACTGTGTTTTTCCAAATTTCTGGTGAGTATATGTAG